In Pseudobacter ginsenosidimutans, the following are encoded in one genomic region:
- a CDS encoding chromate transporter, producing the protein MSDKAIIPYSLKSLVLYFLKLGATGFGGPVALVGYMHRDLVDKRKWISEDDYREGLALAQLAPGPLAAQLGIYIGFVHYRLLGATLAGLAFVLPSFIIVLALGIAYKYYQGISWMQAVFYGVGAAVIGIIAVSAWKLTKKSTGKDPYRWFIYLVAAITTIITENENVLLFIAAGIFYWLVKSAGSLKKKAGASAQFFIPVLLQIDTGTTQAGKLQDIFLFFIKAGAFVFGSGLAIVPFLYGGVVKEYGWLNEQEFMDAVAVAMITPGPVVITVGFIGYLTAGFSGASVAAFATFFPCYLFTVIPAPYFKKYGKRPGIKAFVDGITAAAIGAIAGAVIVLGKRSISDLPTILICAITIAILVLSKKITEQIIILAAALAGLIIKIIQPS; encoded by the coding sequence ATGAGCGATAAAGCAATCATACCATATTCACTCAAGAGCCTTGTATTGTATTTTCTGAAACTGGGCGCCACAGGCTTTGGAGGTCCGGTGGCCCTGGTAGGCTATATGCACCGGGACCTGGTCGACAAAAGGAAATGGATCTCGGAAGATGATTACCGGGAAGGACTTGCCCTGGCGCAGCTGGCGCCAGGGCCACTCGCTGCTCAACTCGGTATTTATATTGGTTTTGTTCATTATCGCTTATTAGGAGCAACATTAGCAGGACTAGCATTTGTGCTTCCTTCTTTTATCATTGTACTTGCACTCGGCATCGCATACAAATATTATCAGGGCATCAGCTGGATGCAGGCTGTATTCTATGGGGTCGGCGCTGCTGTGATCGGCATCATTGCTGTAAGCGCCTGGAAGCTCACCAAAAAGTCAACTGGTAAAGATCCATACCGCTGGTTCATTTACCTGGTGGCAGCCATCACCACCATTATCACAGAAAATGAAAATGTGTTACTTTTCATTGCCGCAGGTATTTTTTATTGGTTGGTGAAATCCGCAGGCAGCCTGAAAAAAAAGGCAGGCGCTTCTGCTCAGTTTTTCATTCCTGTATTACTGCAAATCGATACTGGCACAACACAGGCAGGAAAACTACAAGACATCTTCCTGTTCTTCATCAAAGCAGGAGCCTTTGTTTTTGGCAGTGGCCTGGCAATCGTTCCATTCCTGTATGGCGGCGTGGTAAAAGAATATGGCTGGTTGAACGAACAGGAATTCATGGACGCGGTAGCCGTAGCCATGATCACTCCGGGTCCTGTAGTGATCACTGTTGGTTTTATCGGTTACCTGACCGCAGGCTTCTCCGGTGCATCTGTTGCAGCCTTTGCAACTTTCTTCCCCTGTTATCTTTTCACTGTGATACCTGCTCCCTATTTCAAAAAGTATGGAAAGCGTCCGGGCATCAAAGCTTTTGTGGATGGGATCACGGCCGCAGCCATCGGGGCCATTGCCGGAGCCGTGATCGTTCTGGGCAAACGAAGCATCAGCGATTTACCTACCATCCTTATCTGCGCAATCACTATTGCAATTCTTGTTCTCAGTAAAAAGATAACTGAGCAGATCATCATACTGGCCGCTGCTTTGGCCGGGCTGATCATCAAGATCATTCAGCCCTCTTAA
- a CDS encoding chromate resistance protein ChrB domain-containing protein, translating into MKWITRERPKIDRIACPWLIRRFIDKDAEFIYVPFDQVIEQAKALDAIPFDVPSVEYSHHGEECTFDFIIRKHNITDPAILTMAPIVRGADTDRHDLASQASGLWAISAGMAHMHTDDHELLEKGMLLYDALYNWAKYLQKEKHTQHPQENLLLEVFDKFLKIRSGKKTPAWAKELKEMIQDHIDTSLNLKELSRDLDINPSYLSREFSRHFDNLSFGDYIRTQRIEKAKELMNDPALSLTQIAYLTGFSDQSHFTRIFKKYTGNSPSEFRKKNDQKGKGRTRK; encoded by the coding sequence ATGAAATGGATCACACGTGAACGACCAAAAATCGACCGCATCGCCTGTCCCTGGCTGATCCGCCGTTTCATCGACAAAGATGCGGAATTCATCTACGTTCCGTTTGACCAGGTGATTGAGCAAGCAAAAGCCCTCGATGCCATTCCATTTGATGTGCCATCGGTGGAATATTCCCATCACGGAGAAGAATGCACTTTCGATTTTATCATCAGAAAACATAATATTACTGACCCGGCCATATTAACGATGGCGCCCATTGTCCGCGGCGCAGATACAGACCGGCATGACCTCGCCAGCCAGGCATCGGGTCTTTGGGCCATCTCCGCAGGTATGGCTCACATGCACACAGATGATCATGAGCTGCTGGAAAAAGGAATGCTGCTCTACGATGCTCTCTACAACTGGGCCAAATATTTACAAAAAGAAAAACATACACAACATCCTCAGGAGAATCTCTTGCTGGAAGTGTTTGATAAATTCCTGAAAATACGCAGCGGCAAAAAAACGCCGGCATGGGCAAAAGAACTGAAGGAGATGATCCAGGACCATATAGACACCAGCCTGAACCTGAAAGAGCTTTCAAGGGATCTCGATATCAACCCTTCCTATTTGTCCAGAGAATTCTCCCGGCATTTTGACAACCTCAGTTTCGGAGATTATATCCGTACGCAAAGAATAGAAAAAGCGAAAGAATTGATGAATGATCCTGCACTCTCTCTCACACAAATCGCTTACCTGACTGGTTTTTCCGACCAAAGTCATTTTACCCGCATCTTTAAAAAGTATACCGGCAACAGTCCCTCTGAATTCAGGAAAAAAAATGATCAAAAAGGTAAAGGCCGTACAAGAAAGTAA
- a CDS encoding RNA polymerase sigma factor, with amino-acid sequence MNTYDLHSDKELFSQIAEGDESAFATVFHKYNIQLFPGVLKVLKSQAEAEEIVQNTFLKLWLNRLQLPEIENPGAWLFRIASNLALNALRDKATYRHYTAAAGNSSPEGEPDALNEISTKELKSIIAEAVELMPTARQEVFRLSRYEGLSRQEIAQKLGIAESTVKNQLTSSLKFIQEFIGKKYGIHLPVIIFLLFK; translated from the coding sequence TTGAATACCTACGATCTTCATAGTGATAAAGAACTGTTCTCGCAGATCGCAGAAGGCGATGAATCTGCCTTTGCTACTGTTTTTCACAAATACAATATTCAATTATTCCCTGGTGTATTGAAAGTGCTCAAGTCCCAGGCTGAGGCAGAAGAAATTGTACAAAACACTTTCCTGAAATTATGGTTGAACAGGCTGCAACTACCGGAAATAGAAAATCCGGGAGCCTGGCTTTTTCGCATTGCGTCCAATCTGGCGCTGAATGCATTGAGAGATAAAGCCACTTATCGCCATTATACTGCTGCTGCCGGGAATTCCAGCCCGGAAGGAGAGCCTGATGCATTGAATGAGATCTCCACAAAAGAGCTGAAGTCAATTATTGCAGAGGCGGTAGAACTAATGCCCACTGCACGTCAGGAAGTATTCCGGCTGAGCCGGTATGAAGGGTTGAGTCGCCAGGAGATTGCGCAGAAACTGGGCATTGCTGAAAGTACTGTCAAGAATCAACTGACATCCTCATTGAAATTCATACAGGAATTCATCGGTAAGAAATACGGTATCCACCTGCCTGTAATTATTTTTCTTCTTTTCAAATAA
- a CDS encoding FecR family protein, with product MEKKAFCQFLLERYANGIASEEEVQELFAELEKRTDEQEWEEMINQVFLQTGQDLSYDKSYWHPVIESILAVREIGTPVRNIRLKRWLVAASVIAVMGVSAYLWWQSNNKEQQQKATIARQEIKAGSNGAVLTLADGSTIVLDSLGNGVIAEEQGAAAAVLQDGKLSYKPSGEHAHEIVYNTMTTPRGRQFRMSLPDGTQVWLNSASSIRYPTAFIGKERKVEISGEAFFEVKQKANQPFIVQAGSKAEIQVLGTDFNVNAYNNEPSLNTTLLDGAVKVNGRLLKPGQQAKISTDQSDYVQLIEGIDINKVMAWKNGRFSFEGATIEEIMRQIERWYDVDVVFEGKRPRVEFEGQMTRNVSLNGLIAVMKRSGVNMRLEGRTLIVLP from the coding sequence ATGGAAAAGAAAGCATTCTGTCAATTCCTGCTGGAGCGATATGCGAATGGAATTGCCTCTGAAGAAGAGGTGCAGGAATTGTTTGCAGAACTGGAAAAGAGAACAGATGAACAGGAGTGGGAGGAAATGATCAACCAGGTATTTCTCCAAACCGGGCAGGACCTGAGCTATGACAAATCTTACTGGCATCCTGTGATAGAAAGTATCCTGGCAGTCAGGGAAATTGGAACCCCGGTAAGAAATATACGCTTGAAACGATGGCTGGTAGCGGCGTCTGTGATCGCAGTAATGGGAGTTAGCGCTTACCTCTGGTGGCAAAGCAATAACAAAGAGCAGCAGCAAAAAGCAACAATAGCCCGGCAGGAAATAAAAGCCGGAAGTAATGGAGCTGTGCTCACGCTGGCGGATGGCTCAACCATTGTGTTGGATAGTTTAGGCAACGGCGTGATTGCAGAAGAGCAGGGCGCAGCCGCTGCGGTGCTACAGGATGGTAAACTTTCATACAAGCCTTCCGGCGAACACGCACATGAAATAGTGTACAATACCATGACAACCCCCAGGGGTAGGCAATTTCGTATGTCCCTGCCCGATGGAACGCAAGTGTGGCTGAACTCTGCTAGTTCCATCCGTTATCCAACTGCTTTCATCGGGAAAGAAAGAAAAGTGGAAATCTCTGGTGAAGCCTTTTTTGAAGTAAAACAAAAAGCTAACCAGCCTTTCATTGTACAGGCAGGAAGCAAAGCGGAAATACAGGTACTGGGCACAGATTTCAACGTGAATGCCTACAACAATGAACCTTCTCTCAACACTACATTACTGGATGGAGCCGTGAAAGTAAATGGAAGGCTGCTCAAACCTGGTCAGCAGGCGAAGATTTCCACTGACCAGTCAGATTATGTTCAGTTGATAGAGGGGATAGATATCAATAAAGTGATGGCCTGGAAGAACGGTCGCTTCAGCTTTGAAGGAGCAACCATTGAAGAGATAATGAGACAAATAGAAAGATGGTATGATGTAGATGTTGTATTTGAAGGGAAGAGACCCCGTGTAGAGTTTGAAGGCCAGATGACCAGGAATGTTTCGCTGAACGGATTGATAGCAGTGATGAAAAGGTCGGGTGTGAATATGCGTCTCGAAGGCAGAACGCTCATTGTACTTCCTTAA